In a single window of the Agrobacterium vitis genome:
- the zwf gene encoding glucose-6-phosphate dehydrogenase: protein MSSQIIPVEPFDYVVFGGTGDLAERKLLPALYHRQLAGQLTEPTRIIGASRSPMTDAEYREFAHKALKEFLKPDELEESQVKRFLDRLHYVSVDAKDDKGWDTLKKLLDTGKDIVRAFYLAVSPSIFGDIADKIRDHKLITKSTRIVVEKPIGRDLASAQALNDTIGKVFKEEQIFRIDHYLGKETVQNLMALRFANALYEPLWNSAHIDHVQITVAESVGLEGRVTYYDKAGALRDMVQNHILQLLCLVAMEAPSSMNSEALRDEKLKVLRALKPIDTSNVEKLTVRGQYRAGASSGGAVKGYTEELGDSSDTETFVAIKAEINNWRWAGVPFYLRTGKRLAGRVSEIVIQFKPIPHSIFGDVGRIEANQLVIRLQPDEGVKQWLMIKDPGPGGMRLRHVPLDMSFAESFGVRNPDAYERLLMDVIRSNQTLFMRRDEVEAAWNWVDPILKSWEEVGQKAQGYTSGTWGPSQAIALIERDGRTWHEND from the coding sequence ATGAGCAGCCAGATTATTCCTGTCGAACCCTTTGACTACGTCGTCTTTGGCGGCACCGGGGATCTTGCCGAGCGCAAGCTTCTGCCGGCCCTTTATCACCGCCAGTTGGCTGGCCAATTGACCGAGCCGACCCGGATCATCGGGGCCTCGCGTTCGCCGATGACGGATGCGGAATACCGCGAATTCGCTCATAAGGCCCTGAAGGAATTTCTGAAGCCCGATGAATTGGAAGAGAGCCAGGTCAAGCGCTTTCTCGACCGGCTGCATTACGTCTCGGTCGATGCCAAGGATGACAAGGGCTGGGATACGCTGAAAAAGCTGCTCGATACCGGCAAGGACATCGTGCGCGCCTTTTATCTGGCCGTTTCCCCATCGATTTTCGGCGATATTGCCGACAAGATCCGCGATCACAAGCTGATTACCAAATCCACCCGCATCGTGGTGGAAAAGCCGATTGGCCGCGATCTGGCTTCGGCCCAAGCGCTGAACGACACGATCGGCAAGGTTTTCAAGGAAGAGCAGATCTTCCGCATCGACCATTATCTCGGCAAGGAAACCGTGCAGAACCTGATGGCGCTGCGCTTTGCCAATGCGCTCTATGAGCCGCTGTGGAATTCCGCCCATATCGACCATGTGCAGATCACCGTGGCCGAATCCGTCGGCCTGGAAGGTCGCGTCACCTATTACGACAAGGCTGGCGCGCTGCGCGACATGGTGCAGAACCATATCCTGCAATTGCTTTGCCTCGTCGCCATGGAAGCCCCGTCCTCGATGAATTCAGAGGCACTGCGCGACGAAAAGCTGAAAGTGCTGCGGGCGCTGAAGCCGATCGATACATCCAATGTCGAAAAGCTCACCGTGCGCGGCCAGTACAGGGCCGGTGCTTCGTCGGGCGGTGCGGTCAAGGGTTACACAGAAGAGCTGGGCGACAGTTCCGACACGGAAACCTTCGTCGCCATCAAGGCCGAGATCAACAATTGGCGCTGGGCGGGCGTGCCGTTCTACCTGCGCACCGGCAAGCGTCTGGCGGGCCGCGTTTCGGAAATCGTCATCCAGTTCAAGCCGATCCCCCATTCGATCTTCGGCGATGTCGGCCGTATCGAGGCCAACCAGCTGGTGATCCGCCTGCAACCGGATGAGGGCGTCAAGCAATGGCTGATGATCAAGGACCCAGGCCCCGGCGGCATGCGTCTGCGCCATGTGCCGCTGGATATGAGCTTTGCCGAATCCTTCGGCGTGCGCAATCCCGATGCCTATGAACGGCTGCTGATGGACGTGATCCGCTCCAACCAGACGCTGTTCATGCGCCGCGACGAAGTGGAAGCCGCTTGGAACTGGGTCGATCCGATCCTGAAGAGCTGGGAAGAGGTCGGCCAGAAGGCGCAGGGCTATACATCCGGCACCTGGGGACCAAGCCAGGCCATCGCGCTGATCGAGCGTGACGGTCGTACCTGGCACGAGAATGACTGA
- the pgl gene encoding 6-phosphogluconolactonase translates to MAHTLHSFDNGTALATALADRVAAALAEAIAASGAASLAVSGGSTPKAFFEALSQKELDWDKVSVTLVDERFVPEDNPRSNHLLVATHLLKNQAAEAEFVPLYSPEETIEAAAAVASDAVSDLGTPLDVVILGMGTDGHTASFFPGGDNLEDALDLTLPPRVITMQAPGAGEPRLTLSFSSLADAGLLIVHIEGAEKQAVLDKALAGTDETEMPVRAVLARAETPVDIYWAP, encoded by the coding sequence ATGGCGCATACACTGCATAGCTTTGACAATGGCACGGCGCTGGCAACAGCGCTGGCCGACCGTGTAGCCGCAGCGCTGGCGGAGGCGATTGCCGCCTCCGGCGCAGCGTCGCTGGCTGTCTCCGGCGGCTCCACCCCCAAGGCCTTCTTCGAGGCACTGTCGCAAAAGGAACTGGACTGGGACAAGGTTTCGGTGACGCTGGTCGACGAGCGTTTCGTGCCTGAGGACAATCCCCGTTCCAACCATTTGCTGGTCGCCACACATCTGTTGAAGAACCAGGCCGCCGAGGCCGAATTCGTGCCGCTCTATTCGCCGGAAGAGACCATCGAGGCTGCTGCTGCGGTGGCGAGCGATGCGGTATCCGACCTCGGCACGCCGCTCGACGTGGTTATCCTCGGCATGGGAACCGATGGCCACACCGCCTCGTTCTTCCCGGGTGGCGACAATCTGGAAGACGCGCTTGATCTGACGCTCCCGCCCCGCGTGATCACCATGCAAGCGCCGGGCGCTGGCGAACCGCGGCTGACCCTGTCTTTTTCCAGCCTCGCCGATGCCGGTCTGCTGATCGTTCATATCGAGGGCGCGGAAAAACAGGCGGTACTGGACAAAGCTCTGGCAGGCACGGACGAAACCGAAATGCCTGTTCGTGCCGTATTGGCCCGGGCTGAAACGCCTGTCGATATTTACTGGGCGCCTTAA
- the edd gene encoding phosphogluconate dehydratase has protein sequence MSADHRIEAITKRIVERSKPTREAYLDRVRRAAGKGVNRGTLACGNLAHGFAVCSPGDKAALAGDTVPNLGIITAYNDMLSAHQPFETYPALIRQAASEVGGVAQVAGGVPAMCDGVTQGQPGMELSLFSRDVIAMAAGIGLSHNMFDAAVFLGVCDKIVPGLMIAALTFGHLPSVFIPAGPMTTGLPNDEKTRIRQLYAEGKVGRAELLEAESKSYHGPGTCTFYGTANSNQMLMEIMGFHMPGASFINPGTPLRDALTREATKRALAITALGNQYTPSGEMIDERSIVNGVVGLHATGGSTNHTMHLIAMARAAGILLSWQDISDLSDIVPLLARVYPNGSADVNHFHAAGGMGFLIKQLLRAGFVHDDVRTVYGQGLAAYTIEPHLNADGTVDRQPSPEDSADPKVLSRIEAPFQANGGLKMLTGNMGKAVIKISAVKPERHIVEAPAMVFHSQQDMQDAFKAGKMNRDFIAVVRFQGPKANGMPELHKLTPSLGVLQDRGLKVALVTDGRMSGASGKVPAAIHITPEAVDGGPIAKIRDGDMIRLDAVAGTLEVLVDAEEFAGRSPEVIDLADNDFGMGRELFAPLRRIAGPADQGASVLF, from the coding sequence ATGAGTGCCGATCACCGTATCGAAGCCATCACCAAGCGCATTGTCGAGCGCTCGAAGCCGACCCGCGAAGCCTATCTGGACCGTGTTCGCCGGGCCGCTGGCAAGGGCGTCAACCGGGGGACGCTGGCCTGTGGCAATCTCGCCCATGGCTTTGCGGTCTGTTCCCCCGGGGACAAGGCCGCACTTGCTGGCGACACCGTCCCCAATCTCGGCATCATCACCGCCTATAACGACATGCTGTCGGCGCACCAGCCGTTTGAAACCTATCCGGCGCTGATACGCCAGGCGGCCAGCGAGGTGGGCGGCGTCGCCCAGGTGGCAGGCGGCGTGCCCGCCATGTGCGATGGCGTCACGCAGGGCCAGCCCGGCATGGAACTGTCGCTGTTTTCCCGCGATGTGATTGCCATGGCGGCTGGCATCGGTCTCAGCCACAACATGTTCGATGCAGCGGTGTTTCTCGGGGTCTGCGACAAGATCGTCCCTGGCTTGATGATCGCGGCGCTGACTTTCGGTCATCTGCCCTCCGTGTTCATTCCGGCTGGGCCAATGACCACGGGCCTGCCGAATGACGAAAAAACCCGCATTCGCCAGCTCTATGCCGAGGGCAAGGTTGGCCGGGCCGAACTGCTGGAAGCCGAATCCAAATCCTATCACGGCCCCGGCACCTGTACCTTCTACGGCACGGCCAATTCAAACCAGATGCTGATGGAAATCATGGGCTTTCACATGCCCGGTGCCTCCTTCATCAATCCCGGCACGCCGCTGCGCGATGCGCTGACCCGCGAAGCCACCAAGCGGGCGCTGGCGATTACCGCGCTTGGCAACCAATACACGCCATCGGGCGAGATGATCGACGAGCGCTCCATCGTCAATGGCGTGGTCGGCCTGCATGCCACGGGCGGCTCCACCAATCACACCATGCACCTGATCGCCATGGCGCGGGCGGCGGGCATTCTGCTCAGCTGGCAGGATATTTCCGACCTCTCCGACATCGTGCCGCTTCTGGCACGCGTCTATCCGAATGGCTCTGCGGATGTGAACCATTTTCACGCCGCCGGTGGCATGGGCTTCCTGATCAAGCAATTGCTGCGCGCCGGTTTCGTCCATGACGACGTGCGCACGGTCTATGGCCAGGGACTTGCCGCCTACACGATCGAGCCGCATCTGAACGCCGATGGCACCGTCGACCGCCAACCCTCGCCCGAAGACAGTGCCGATCCAAAAGTGTTGTCGCGGATCGAAGCACCGTTCCAGGCGAATGGCGGCTTGAAAATGCTGACCGGCAATATGGGCAAGGCGGTGATCAAGATTTCCGCCGTCAAGCCGGAGCGCCACATCGTCGAGGCGCCTGCCATGGTGTTCCATAGCCAGCAGGACATGCAGGATGCCTTCAAGGCTGGCAAGATGAACCGCGACTTCATCGCCGTGGTGCGCTTCCAGGGGCCGAAAGCCAATGGCATGCCGGAATTGCACAAACTGACCCCGTCGCTTGGCGTGCTTCAGGACCGTGGCCTCAAGGTAGCACTGGTAACGGATGGACGCATGTCCGGCGCTTCGGGCAAGGTGCCTGCCGCAATCCACATCACGCCGGAAGCCGTCGATGGTGGACCGATTGCCAAGATCCGCGATGGCGACATGATCCGTCTCGATGCCGTGGCGGGAACGCTGGAAGTGCTTGTCGATGCCGAGGAGTTTGCCGGTCGCAGCCCAGAAGTCATTGACTTGGCGGATAATGACTTCGGCATGGGACGTGAACTGTTTGCCCCTCTGCGTCGCATTGCAGGCCCGGCAGACCAGGGCGCCAGCGTGCTGTTCTAG
- a CDS encoding methyl-accepting chemotaxis protein, producing the protein MLDNVKLSYKIYGGFGIIIAILITIAGMSVYSNTSNQSNFTDYRAIARLTNEAGRVQANMLEARLAFLKYQADQSADNLAAFDNRLATVKESTANLLSMARSDAEKSASAGFTAAVADYENGFKAVVAAQSERDKLVDTSLDRLGPGIEKSTSQLLGDFDSSGNNIAAYKATQFLASTFVMRLAATRYLLNNETTDYQAAMAAAQDALARSTEVTAAIIIPERAQRFKATLDDLNTYISDLTKTQAVITKRNSVITNVMNTVGPKLAKDTEELKLVLKKEQDTLGPRIEETMRASITTAVIVAALGFLFATVLAVLIARSISRPILAITSAMSKLADNQLETDIPGLTYDNEVGLMAKAVNIFKQNAVKIRQLAAQEAALQQKNADLQSDIATVVSAAVAGDFTSRITKHYDNPDLDAFASNVNTLVDSVDKGIAETRRVVSALSNGDLTESMSGRYQGVFAELQTNVNETMTKLRLLMEQVRQSADVINGGADEIRQASNDLSRRTETQAASLEETSSALEEITVAVKTSTERAQESSKMVSEARQFAERSANVVQDATAAMSRIEQASNEITQIINVIDEIAFQTNLLALNAGVEAARAGEAGKGFAVVAQEVRELAQRSATAAKDIKALITKSSNEVETGVRLVTGTGEALREIQQKVIGISSQVTSIATAANEQSTGLSEVNTAVNQMDQMTQQNAAMVEEAAASTSKLAEETVNLLNLISQFKVHKADRGMRHAA; encoded by the coding sequence ATGCTCGACAATGTAAAACTCAGTTACAAGATATATGGTGGTTTCGGCATCATTATTGCCATTCTCATCACCATTGCCGGCATGTCAGTCTATTCCAACACCAGTAATCAGTCCAACTTTACTGATTATCGCGCTATTGCCCGGCTGACCAATGAAGCAGGCCGCGTGCAGGCAAACATGTTGGAAGCTCGCCTGGCCTTTCTGAAATATCAAGCCGACCAATCCGCCGATAATCTTGCTGCTTTTGACAACCGACTGGCCACCGTCAAGGAGAGCACCGCCAATCTCTTGTCTATGGCCCGCTCCGATGCGGAGAAATCCGCGTCAGCCGGGTTCACGGCTGCCGTTGCCGACTATGAAAATGGCTTCAAGGCCGTTGTCGCCGCCCAATCGGAACGCGACAAACTGGTCGATACAAGCCTCGACCGGCTAGGCCCTGGAATTGAAAAATCCACCTCACAATTGCTCGGTGATTTCGACAGCAGCGGTAATAATATTGCAGCTTACAAAGCCACTCAGTTTCTGGCCTCGACCTTCGTCATGCGGCTGGCTGCCACCAGATACCTGCTGAACAACGAGACCACGGATTACCAAGCGGCGATGGCGGCAGCACAGGATGCGCTGGCCCGCTCCACCGAGGTTACAGCGGCTATCATTATTCCCGAACGCGCTCAGCGGTTCAAAGCCACCCTGGATGATCTCAACACCTATATCAGCGACCTGACCAAGACACAGGCTGTTATCACCAAGCGCAATTCCGTCATCACCAATGTCATGAATACCGTCGGCCCGAAATTGGCCAAGGACACCGAAGAACTGAAACTGGTCCTGAAGAAAGAGCAGGACACGCTCGGTCCTCGTATCGAGGAGACAATGCGCGCTTCGATCACAACAGCCGTTATTGTCGCCGCACTTGGCTTTCTCTTCGCCACCGTATTGGCCGTATTGATCGCCCGCAGCATCAGCCGTCCGATCCTGGCGATCACCTCCGCGATGAGCAAGCTGGCCGACAACCAGTTGGAGACCGATATCCCGGGCCTCACCTATGATAACGAGGTCGGGTTGATGGCCAAGGCCGTCAATATCTTCAAGCAGAATGCCGTTAAGATTCGCCAGCTGGCCGCCCAGGAAGCCGCTTTGCAGCAGAAAAATGCCGATCTGCAATCCGATATTGCCACGGTCGTCTCGGCAGCGGTCGCCGGTGATTTCACCAGCCGCATTACCAAGCACTACGACAATCCGGATCTGGACGCCTTTGCCAGCAACGTCAACACGCTGGTGGACTCTGTCGACAAGGGTATCGCCGAAACCAGGCGGGTGGTTTCCGCTCTCTCGAATGGCGACCTGACGGAATCCATGAGCGGCAGATATCAAGGCGTGTTTGCCGAGTTGCAGACCAATGTCAACGAAACCATGACCAAGCTGCGGCTGCTGATGGAGCAGGTGCGCCAATCCGCAGATGTCATCAATGGCGGCGCCGACGAAATCCGCCAGGCCTCCAACGACCTGTCTCGCCGGACGGAAACCCAGGCGGCCTCGCTTGAAGAGACCTCGTCTGCCCTGGAAGAAATCACCGTGGCGGTAAAAACCTCGACCGAACGGGCGCAGGAATCCAGCAAAATGGTCTCGGAAGCCCGTCAATTTGCCGAGCGATCCGCCAATGTCGTCCAGGACGCGACAGCCGCCATGAGCCGCATCGAGCAAGCCTCCAACGAAATCACCCAGATCATCAATGTGATTGACGAGATTGCCTTCCAGACCAACCTTCTGGCTTTGAATGCCGGGGTGGAAGCTGCCCGTGCTGGCGAGGCCGGCAAAGGCTTTGCCGTTGTCGCGCAGGAGGTCCGCGAACTGGCGCAGCGGTCGGCCACCGCTGCCAAGGACATCAAGGCGCTGATTACCAAATCGTCGAATGAAGTGGAAACAGGCGTGAGGCTGGTTACCGGCACCGGGGAAGCGCTGAGGGAAATCCAGCAAAAGGTGATCGGCATTTCCAGTCAGGTCACCTCGATTGCCACAGCAGCAAACGAGCAATCCACCGGCCTCAGCGAAGTCAATACTGCCGTCAACCAGATGGACCAGATGACCCAGCAAAATGCCGCCATGGTCGAGGAGGCCGCTGCCAGCACCTCGAAACTGGCCGAGGAAACCGTCAACCTGCTCAATCTGATCTCGCAGTTCAAGGTCCACAAGGCAGACCGGGGCATGCGCCACGCCGCCTGA